Proteins from a single region of Macadamia integrifolia cultivar HAES 741 unplaced genomic scaffold, SCU_Mint_v3 scaffold1960, whole genome shotgun sequence:
- the LOC122065283 gene encoding myosin-11-like isoform X1, whose protein sequence is MGTPVNIIVGSHVWVEDPELAWIDGQVSKITGQDAEIRTSNGKMVVAMLSKIYPKDMEAPAGGVDDMTKLSYLHEPGVLQNLATRYELNEIYTYTGNILIAINPFQRLPHIYDAHMMEQYKGAPFGELSPHVFAIADVAYRAMINEGKSNSILVSGESGAGKTETTKMLMRYLAYLGGRVATEGRTVEQQVLESNPVLEAFGNAKTVRNNNSSRFGKFVEIQFDKHGRISGAAIRTYLLERSRVCQISDPERNYHCFYLLCAAPAEVVEKYKLGNPKSFHYLNQSNCYELAAINDAKDYLATRRAMDVVGISEKQQDAIFRVVAAILHLGNIEFAKGKEIDSSVPKDEKAKFHLQMTAELLMCDAQALEDALCKRVMITPEEVIKRSLDPLAATVSRDGLAKTIYSRLFDWLVDTINNSIGQDPNSKSLIGVLDIYGFESFKTNSFEQFCINFTNEKLQQHFNQHVFKMEQEEYTKEEIDWSYIEFVDNQDVLDLIEKKPGGIIALLDEACMFPKSTHETFSQKLYQIFKNHKRFIKPKLSRTDFTIAHYAGDVLYQSDLFLDKNKDYVVPEHQDLLCASKCPFVAGLFPIIPEETTKSSKFSSIGSRFKLQLQQLMETLNSTEPHYIRCVKPNNLLKPAIFENANIMQQLRCGGVLEAIRISCAGYPTRRTFFEFLNRFGLLAPEVLEGNYDEKVACKKILEKKGLTGSQIGKTKVFLRAGQMAELDARRAEVLSDAAKTIQRKIRTHFARKHFVALQQASICIQSWCRGRLACKIYELIRKDAAAMKIQKNMRGFQARKAYSRLRLSVLVVQAGLRAMAARNEFRFKKQTKGAIAIQTRWRCHRASSYHKKLKRASIVSQCRWRGRIARKELRKLKTAARETGALKEAKDKLEKRVEELTWRLQLEKRLRTDLEEAKAQEIAKLQNSLQALQTKVDETNALLVKERENAQKAIEEAPPVIKETPVIVQDTEKIDSLTSEVDGLKTLLQSEKQRADDFERKYSEIQESSEERRKKLEETEKKVIQLQESLSRLEEKLTNLESENQVLRQQSLTIAPNNKFLSGRSKSISLRHSESGHLVSADTKTSVDMHGASTTKELSEIEEKPQKSLNEKQQENQDLLIRCIAQPLGFSGSRPIAACIIYKCLLHWRSFEVERTSVFDRIIQTIGQAIETQENNDVLAYWLSNASTLLLLLQRTLKASGAAGMAPQRRRSSSATLFGRMTQSFRGAPQGVNLSFANGEVVGGVDTLRQVEAKYPALLFKQQLTAYVEKIYGMIRDNLKKEISPLLGLCIQAPRTSRASLVKGSSRSPANGTAQQVLIAHWQGIVESLGIFLSTLKANHVPPFLVRKVFTQIFSFINVQLFNSLLLRRECCSFSNGEYVKAGLAELEHWCYKATDEYAGSAWDELKHIRQAIGFLVIHQKPKKTLDEISHDLCPVLSIQQLYRISTMYWDDKYGTHSVSSDVISNMRVLMTEDSNNAVSNSFLLDDDSSIPFSVDDISKSIEQFDVSDIEPPSLIRENSGFVFLLPRSE, encoded by the exons ATG GGTACGCCAGTGAACATTATTGTAGGTTCTCATGTTTGGGTCGAAGACCCAGAATTAGCTTGGATTGATGGACAAGTATCAAAGATCACTGGTCAGGATGCTGAGATCCGGACCAGTAATGGAAAGATG GTTGTTGCAATGTTGTCAAAAATATATCCGAAAGATATGGAAGCTCCTGCTGGTGGAGTTGACGACATGACAAAACTATCTTATTTGCATGAGCCTGGAGTACTGCAGAACCTGGCAACTAGATATGAACTTAATGAAATCTAT ACTTATACTGGAAACATTCTTATTGCAATTAATCCTTTCCAACGATTGCCTCATATCTATGATGCACACATGATGGAACAATACAAAGGAGCACCATTCGGAGAACTAAGCCCTCATGTTTTTGCGATTGCAGATGTTGCATACAG GGCAATGATCAATGAGGGGAAAAGCAACTCCATTCTGGTCAGCGGCGAAAGTGGAGCAGGTAAGACTGAGACCACAAAAATGCTCATGCGTTATCTTGCCTATTTGGGTGGCCGTGTAGCCACGGAAGGAAGGACCGTTGAACAACAAGTTCTGGAA TCAAATCCAGTTCTTGAAGCTTTTGGCAATGCAAAAACTGTCAGAAATAACAATTCCAG CCGGTTCGGTAAATTTGTTGAGATCCAATTTGATAAGCATGGAAGGATATCAGGGGCAGCCATAAGAACCTACCTTCTTGAGAGGTCTCGTGTTTGCCAAATTTCTGATCCTGAACGCAACTACCACTGTTTTTACCTTCTTTGTGCAGCACCAGCTGAG GTTGTTGAGAAATATAAACTGGGAAACCCTAAATCATTTCACTATCTTAATCAATCAAATTGCTATGAACTTGCTGCTATAAATGATGCAAAAGACTATCTTGCCACTAGAAGGGCTATGGATGTTGTTGGAATTAGTGAGAAACAACAG GATGCAATTTTCAGAGTCGTCGCTGCAATTCTTCATCTGGGTAATATCGAGTTTGCAAAGGGGAAGGAGATTGATTCATCTGTTCCAAAAGATGAAAAGGCCAAATTTCATCTTCAAATGACTGCTGAACTTCTCAT GTGTGATGCTCAGGCCCTTGAAGATGCACTCTGTAAACGTGTTATGATCACCCCAGAGGAAGTCATTAAGAGAAGTCTTGATCCTCTTGCTGCAACAGTTAGCAGGGATGGTTTAGCAAAGACAATATATTCTCGCTTGTTTGACTG GTTGGTTGATACAATTAATAACTCAATTGGGCAAGATCCTAATTCAAAATCcctcattggtgttcttgataTCTATGGTTTTGAAAGCTTCAAGACTAACAG TTTTGAGCAGTTTTGTATTAATTTCACAAATGAGAAACTGCAACAACATTTTAACCAG CATGTATTCAAGATGGAGCAGGAAGAGTACACAAAAGAGGAAATTGATTGGAGCTACATAGAATTTGTCGATAACCAAGATGTATTGGATCTTATTGAAAAG AAACCTGGAGGAATCATTGCTCTCCTAGATGAAGCTTG TATGTTTCCAAAGTCTACACATGAAACCTTTTCTCAGAAGCTTTATCAGATATTCAAGAATCACAAACGCTTCATCAAGCCGAAACTCTCCCGTACAGATTTTACCATTGCACACTATGCTGGAGAT gTGTTGTATCAATCTGATCTATTTCTAGACAAAAATAAAGACTATGTTGTCCCTGAGCATCAAGACTTGTTGTGTGCTTCGAAATGTCCTTTTGTAGCAGGTTTATTCCCTATAATCCCAGAGGAGACAACCAAATCTTCTAAGTTCTCTTCCATTGGTTCTCGCTTCAAg CTACAACTTCAGCAATTAATGGAGACACTAAATTCGACCGAACCTCACTACATTAGATGTGTGAAGCCAAACAATCTTCTCAAACCTGCCATTTTTGAGAATGCCAACATCATGCAGCAATTGCGATGTGGT GGTGTTCTAGAGGCTATCAGAATCAGTTGTGCAGGATACCCTACTCGCCGtacattttttgaatttctcaaCCGGTTTGGCCTTCTTGCACCAGAGGTTTTGGAAGGGAA CTATGATGAAAAGGTTGCATGTAAGAAGATACTGGAAAAGAAGGGTCTTACTGGTTCTCAG ATAGGGAAAACCAAAGTTTTCCTTAGAGCTGGCCAGATGGCGGAGTTAGATGCACGGAGAGCTGAGGTACTTAGTGATGCAGCTAAAACTATTCAGAGGAAAATACGAACACATTTTGCTCGGAAACATTTTGTTGCATTGCAGCAGGCTTCTATTTGTATTCAGTCTTGGTGCAGAG GAAGACTGGCTTGCAAAATTTATGAGCTCATAAGAAAGGATGCAGCTgctatgaaaattcaaaaaaacatGCGCGGATTTCAGGCCAGGAAGGCTTACAGCCGGCTCCGTTTATCAGTGCTTGTTGTGCAGGCAGGTCTAAGGGCAATGGCTGCTCGTAATGAATTTAGATTTAAGAAACAAACGAAAGGAGCAATTGCTATTCAG ACACGGTGGCGTTGTCATAGAGCTTCATCCTACCATAAGAAGCTTAAGAGGGCATCAATTGTGTCTCAATGCAGATGGAGGGGAAGAATTGCCAGGAAAGAGCTGAGGAAGCTCAAAACG GCTGCAAGAGAAACAGGTGCACTTAAAGAAGCAAAGGATAAGCTAGAAAAACGAGTGGAGGAACTCACATGGCGTTTGCAGTTGGAGAAACGCTTAAGG ACTGACTTGGAGGAAGCAAAAGCACAGGAGATAGCCAAATTGCAAAATTCATTGCAAGCTCTGCAGACCAAAGTCGATGAAACAAATGCTTTGCTTGTTAAGGAACGAGAGAATGCACAGAAGGCAATTGAAGAAGCACCCCCTGTCATCAAGGAGACTCCGGTTATCGTCCAAGATACTGAAAAAATTGATTCTTTAACATCAGAAGTGGATGGCTTGAAG ACATTGTTGCAGTCAGAAAAACAAAGAGCTGATGATTTCGAAAGGAAATATTCTGAAATCCAAGAATCTAGTGAAGAAAGACGTAAGAAGttggaagaaacagaaaaaaaggtTATTCAACTTCAGGAATCGTTGAGCAG GCTTGAAGAGAAGCTTACCAACCTAGAGTCAGAGAATCAAGTTCTCCGTCAGCAGTCATTGACCATTGCACCCAATAACAAGTTCCTTTCAGGACGCTCTAAATCAATTAGTCTG AGGCATTCTGAGAGTGGTCATCTTGTGAGCGCTGATACCAAGACAAGTGTT GATATGCACGGGGCTTCAACAACAAAGGAACTTTCTGAAATAGAAGAGAAACCACAGAAATCTCTAAATGAGAAACAGCAGGAGAATCAGGACTTGCTCATTAGGTGTATTGCACAACCCCTGGGTTTCTCTGGCAGCAGACCAATTGCTGCCTGTATCATATACAAATGTCTTCTTCACTGGAGGTCATTTGAAGTAGAACGTACCAGTGTTTTTGACCGTATTATCCAGACCATTGGTCAGGCTATTGAG ACTCAGGAGAACAATGATGTCTTAGCCTATTGGTTGTCCAACGCATCGACATTGTTGCTGCTACTCCAGCGTACATTAAAAGCAAGTGGTGCAGCTGGCATGGCTCCACAACGCCGTCGATCTTCATCAGCTACTCTCTTTGGGAGGATGACTCAG AGTTTCCGGGGAGCACCACAAGGTGTTAATCTATCTTTTGCCAATGGAGAAGTGGTTGGTGGAGTAGATACCTTGCGCCAGGTTGAAGCAAAATACCCTGCTTTACTTTTCAAACAGCAACTTACTGCATACGTAGAAAAGATATATGGGATGATCCGtgataatttgaagaaagagaTCTCTCCATTGCTTGGGTTATGCATTCAG GCACCAAGAACATCCAGAGCAAGCTTAGTCAAGGGATCATCCCGTTCTCCTGCAAATGGCACAGCCCAGCAAGTTTTAATTGCTCACTGGCAGGGGATTGTAGAAAGCCTTGGAATTTTCTTGAGCACATTGAAAGCCAATCAT GTGCCCCCATTTTTAGTGCGAAAGGTGTTCACacaaatattttctttcatcAATGTGCAACTCTTCAACAG TCTCCTATTGAGGCGAGAGTGCTGCTCATTTAGTAATGGTGAGTATGTCAAGGCAGGTTTGGCTGAATTGGAACATTGGTGCTATAAGGCAACAGACGAG TATGCAGGTTCAGCTTGGGATGAGCTCAAACATATCAGACAGGCTATTGGGTTCCTT GTCATACATCAGAAGCCAAAGAAGACACTTGATGAAATAAGCCATGACCTCTGCCCA GTGCTCAGCATACAACAGCTTTACCGGATTAGTACAATGTACTGGGATGACAAGTATGGCACACACAGTGTGTCCTCGGAT GTTATATCCAACATGAGGGTGCTGATGACTGAAGATTCAAACAATGCCGTCAGCAATTCTTTCCTGTTGGACGATGATTCAAG CATACCATTTTCAGTTGATGACATATCAAAGTCCATCGAACAGTTTGACGTCTCTGATATTGAACCACCATCCCTCATTCGTGAGAATTCGGGCTTCGTATTTCTGTTGCCACGTTCCGAGTAA
- the LOC122065283 gene encoding myosin-11-like isoform X2: MGTPVNIIVGSHVWVEDPELAWIDGQVSKITGQDAEIRTSNGKMVVAMLSKIYPKDMEAPAGGVDDMTKLSYLHEPGVLQNLATRYELNEIYTYTGNILIAINPFQRLPHIYDAHMMEQYKGAPFGELSPHVFAIADVAYRAMINEGKSNSILVSGESGAGKTETTKMLMRYLAYLGGRVATEGRTVEQQVLESNPVLEAFGNAKTVRNNNSSRFGKFVEIQFDKHGRISGAAIRTYLLERSRVCQISDPERNYHCFYLLCAAPAEVVEKYKLGNPKSFHYLNQSNCYELAAINDAKDYLATRRAMDVVGISEKQQDAIFRVVAAILHLGNIEFAKGKEIDSSVPKDEKAKFHLQMTAELLMCDAQALEDALCKRVMITPEEVIKRSLDPLAATVSRDGLAKTIYSRLFDWLVDTINNSIGQDPNSKSLIGVLDIYGFESFKTNSFEQFCINFTNEKLQQHFNQHVFKMEQEEYTKEEIDWSYIEFVDNQDVLDLIEKKPGGIIALLDEACMFPKSTHETFSQKLYQIFKNHKRFIKPKLSRTDFTIAHYAGDVLYQSDLFLDKNKDYVVPEHQDLLCASKCPFVAGLFPIIPEETTKSSKFSSIGSRFKLQLQQLMETLNSTEPHYIRCVKPNNLLKPAIFENANIMQQLRCGGVLEAIRISCAGYPTRRTFFEFLNRFGLLAPEVLEGNYDEKVACKKILEKKGLTGSQIGKTKVFLRAGQMAELDARRAEVLSDAAKTIQRKIRTHFARKHFVALQQASICIQSWCRGRLACKIYELIRKDAAAMKIQKNMRGFQARKAYSRLRLSVLVVQAGLRAMAARNEFRFKKQTKGAIAIQTRWRCHRASSYHKKLKRASIVSQCRWRGRIARKELRKLKTAARETGALKEAKDKLEKRVEELTWRLQLEKRLRTDLEEAKAQEIAKLQNSLQALQTKVDETNALLVKERENAQKAIEEAPPVIKETPVIVQDTEKIDSLTSEVDGLKTLLQSEKQRADDFERKYSEIQESSEERRKKLEETEKKVIQLQESLSRLEEKLTNLESENQVLRQQSLTIAPNNKFLSGRSKSISLDMHGASTTKELSEIEEKPQKSLNEKQQENQDLLIRCIAQPLGFSGSRPIAACIIYKCLLHWRSFEVERTSVFDRIIQTIGQAIETQENNDVLAYWLSNASTLLLLLQRTLKASGAAGMAPQRRRSSSATLFGRMTQSFRGAPQGVNLSFANGEVVGGVDTLRQVEAKYPALLFKQQLTAYVEKIYGMIRDNLKKEISPLLGLCIQAPRTSRASLVKGSSRSPANGTAQQVLIAHWQGIVESLGIFLSTLKANHVPPFLVRKVFTQIFSFINVQLFNSLLLRRECCSFSNGEYVKAGLAELEHWCYKATDEYAGSAWDELKHIRQAIGFLVIHQKPKKTLDEISHDLCPVLSIQQLYRISTMYWDDKYGTHSVSSDVISNMRVLMTEDSNNAVSNSFLLDDDSSIPFSVDDISKSIEQFDVSDIEPPSLIRENSGFVFLLPRSE; encoded by the exons ATG GGTACGCCAGTGAACATTATTGTAGGTTCTCATGTTTGGGTCGAAGACCCAGAATTAGCTTGGATTGATGGACAAGTATCAAAGATCACTGGTCAGGATGCTGAGATCCGGACCAGTAATGGAAAGATG GTTGTTGCAATGTTGTCAAAAATATATCCGAAAGATATGGAAGCTCCTGCTGGTGGAGTTGACGACATGACAAAACTATCTTATTTGCATGAGCCTGGAGTACTGCAGAACCTGGCAACTAGATATGAACTTAATGAAATCTAT ACTTATACTGGAAACATTCTTATTGCAATTAATCCTTTCCAACGATTGCCTCATATCTATGATGCACACATGATGGAACAATACAAAGGAGCACCATTCGGAGAACTAAGCCCTCATGTTTTTGCGATTGCAGATGTTGCATACAG GGCAATGATCAATGAGGGGAAAAGCAACTCCATTCTGGTCAGCGGCGAAAGTGGAGCAGGTAAGACTGAGACCACAAAAATGCTCATGCGTTATCTTGCCTATTTGGGTGGCCGTGTAGCCACGGAAGGAAGGACCGTTGAACAACAAGTTCTGGAA TCAAATCCAGTTCTTGAAGCTTTTGGCAATGCAAAAACTGTCAGAAATAACAATTCCAG CCGGTTCGGTAAATTTGTTGAGATCCAATTTGATAAGCATGGAAGGATATCAGGGGCAGCCATAAGAACCTACCTTCTTGAGAGGTCTCGTGTTTGCCAAATTTCTGATCCTGAACGCAACTACCACTGTTTTTACCTTCTTTGTGCAGCACCAGCTGAG GTTGTTGAGAAATATAAACTGGGAAACCCTAAATCATTTCACTATCTTAATCAATCAAATTGCTATGAACTTGCTGCTATAAATGATGCAAAAGACTATCTTGCCACTAGAAGGGCTATGGATGTTGTTGGAATTAGTGAGAAACAACAG GATGCAATTTTCAGAGTCGTCGCTGCAATTCTTCATCTGGGTAATATCGAGTTTGCAAAGGGGAAGGAGATTGATTCATCTGTTCCAAAAGATGAAAAGGCCAAATTTCATCTTCAAATGACTGCTGAACTTCTCAT GTGTGATGCTCAGGCCCTTGAAGATGCACTCTGTAAACGTGTTATGATCACCCCAGAGGAAGTCATTAAGAGAAGTCTTGATCCTCTTGCTGCAACAGTTAGCAGGGATGGTTTAGCAAAGACAATATATTCTCGCTTGTTTGACTG GTTGGTTGATACAATTAATAACTCAATTGGGCAAGATCCTAATTCAAAATCcctcattggtgttcttgataTCTATGGTTTTGAAAGCTTCAAGACTAACAG TTTTGAGCAGTTTTGTATTAATTTCACAAATGAGAAACTGCAACAACATTTTAACCAG CATGTATTCAAGATGGAGCAGGAAGAGTACACAAAAGAGGAAATTGATTGGAGCTACATAGAATTTGTCGATAACCAAGATGTATTGGATCTTATTGAAAAG AAACCTGGAGGAATCATTGCTCTCCTAGATGAAGCTTG TATGTTTCCAAAGTCTACACATGAAACCTTTTCTCAGAAGCTTTATCAGATATTCAAGAATCACAAACGCTTCATCAAGCCGAAACTCTCCCGTACAGATTTTACCATTGCACACTATGCTGGAGAT gTGTTGTATCAATCTGATCTATTTCTAGACAAAAATAAAGACTATGTTGTCCCTGAGCATCAAGACTTGTTGTGTGCTTCGAAATGTCCTTTTGTAGCAGGTTTATTCCCTATAATCCCAGAGGAGACAACCAAATCTTCTAAGTTCTCTTCCATTGGTTCTCGCTTCAAg CTACAACTTCAGCAATTAATGGAGACACTAAATTCGACCGAACCTCACTACATTAGATGTGTGAAGCCAAACAATCTTCTCAAACCTGCCATTTTTGAGAATGCCAACATCATGCAGCAATTGCGATGTGGT GGTGTTCTAGAGGCTATCAGAATCAGTTGTGCAGGATACCCTACTCGCCGtacattttttgaatttctcaaCCGGTTTGGCCTTCTTGCACCAGAGGTTTTGGAAGGGAA CTATGATGAAAAGGTTGCATGTAAGAAGATACTGGAAAAGAAGGGTCTTACTGGTTCTCAG ATAGGGAAAACCAAAGTTTTCCTTAGAGCTGGCCAGATGGCGGAGTTAGATGCACGGAGAGCTGAGGTACTTAGTGATGCAGCTAAAACTATTCAGAGGAAAATACGAACACATTTTGCTCGGAAACATTTTGTTGCATTGCAGCAGGCTTCTATTTGTATTCAGTCTTGGTGCAGAG GAAGACTGGCTTGCAAAATTTATGAGCTCATAAGAAAGGATGCAGCTgctatgaaaattcaaaaaaacatGCGCGGATTTCAGGCCAGGAAGGCTTACAGCCGGCTCCGTTTATCAGTGCTTGTTGTGCAGGCAGGTCTAAGGGCAATGGCTGCTCGTAATGAATTTAGATTTAAGAAACAAACGAAAGGAGCAATTGCTATTCAG ACACGGTGGCGTTGTCATAGAGCTTCATCCTACCATAAGAAGCTTAAGAGGGCATCAATTGTGTCTCAATGCAGATGGAGGGGAAGAATTGCCAGGAAAGAGCTGAGGAAGCTCAAAACG GCTGCAAGAGAAACAGGTGCACTTAAAGAAGCAAAGGATAAGCTAGAAAAACGAGTGGAGGAACTCACATGGCGTTTGCAGTTGGAGAAACGCTTAAGG ACTGACTTGGAGGAAGCAAAAGCACAGGAGATAGCCAAATTGCAAAATTCATTGCAAGCTCTGCAGACCAAAGTCGATGAAACAAATGCTTTGCTTGTTAAGGAACGAGAGAATGCACAGAAGGCAATTGAAGAAGCACCCCCTGTCATCAAGGAGACTCCGGTTATCGTCCAAGATACTGAAAAAATTGATTCTTTAACATCAGAAGTGGATGGCTTGAAG ACATTGTTGCAGTCAGAAAAACAAAGAGCTGATGATTTCGAAAGGAAATATTCTGAAATCCAAGAATCTAGTGAAGAAAGACGTAAGAAGttggaagaaacagaaaaaaaggtTATTCAACTTCAGGAATCGTTGAGCAG GCTTGAAGAGAAGCTTACCAACCTAGAGTCAGAGAATCAAGTTCTCCGTCAGCAGTCATTGACCATTGCACCCAATAACAAGTTCCTTTCAGGACGCTCTAAATCAATTAGTCTG GATATGCACGGGGCTTCAACAACAAAGGAACTTTCTGAAATAGAAGAGAAACCACAGAAATCTCTAAATGAGAAACAGCAGGAGAATCAGGACTTGCTCATTAGGTGTATTGCACAACCCCTGGGTTTCTCTGGCAGCAGACCAATTGCTGCCTGTATCATATACAAATGTCTTCTTCACTGGAGGTCATTTGAAGTAGAACGTACCAGTGTTTTTGACCGTATTATCCAGACCATTGGTCAGGCTATTGAG ACTCAGGAGAACAATGATGTCTTAGCCTATTGGTTGTCCAACGCATCGACATTGTTGCTGCTACTCCAGCGTACATTAAAAGCAAGTGGTGCAGCTGGCATGGCTCCACAACGCCGTCGATCTTCATCAGCTACTCTCTTTGGGAGGATGACTCAG AGTTTCCGGGGAGCACCACAAGGTGTTAATCTATCTTTTGCCAATGGAGAAGTGGTTGGTGGAGTAGATACCTTGCGCCAGGTTGAAGCAAAATACCCTGCTTTACTTTTCAAACAGCAACTTACTGCATACGTAGAAAAGATATATGGGATGATCCGtgataatttgaagaaagagaTCTCTCCATTGCTTGGGTTATGCATTCAG GCACCAAGAACATCCAGAGCAAGCTTAGTCAAGGGATCATCCCGTTCTCCTGCAAATGGCACAGCCCAGCAAGTTTTAATTGCTCACTGGCAGGGGATTGTAGAAAGCCTTGGAATTTTCTTGAGCACATTGAAAGCCAATCAT GTGCCCCCATTTTTAGTGCGAAAGGTGTTCACacaaatattttctttcatcAATGTGCAACTCTTCAACAG TCTCCTATTGAGGCGAGAGTGCTGCTCATTTAGTAATGGTGAGTATGTCAAGGCAGGTTTGGCTGAATTGGAACATTGGTGCTATAAGGCAACAGACGAG TATGCAGGTTCAGCTTGGGATGAGCTCAAACATATCAGACAGGCTATTGGGTTCCTT GTCATACATCAGAAGCCAAAGAAGACACTTGATGAAATAAGCCATGACCTCTGCCCA GTGCTCAGCATACAACAGCTTTACCGGATTAGTACAATGTACTGGGATGACAAGTATGGCACACACAGTGTGTCCTCGGAT GTTATATCCAACATGAGGGTGCTGATGACTGAAGATTCAAACAATGCCGTCAGCAATTCTTTCCTGTTGGACGATGATTCAAG CATACCATTTTCAGTTGATGACATATCAAAGTCCATCGAACAGTTTGACGTCTCTGATATTGAACCACCATCCCTCATTCGTGAGAATTCGGGCTTCGTATTTCTGTTGCCACGTTCCGAGTAA